Below is a genomic region from Rutidosis leptorrhynchoides isolate AG116_Rl617_1_P2 unplaced genomic scaffold, CSIRO_AGI_Rlap_v1 contig494, whole genome shotgun sequence.
GTGGATGCCGGACTACCGTCGGTGTTCGTCGGAATCTAGAAATTTTGTTATTGGGGGATTCGTTTTGATAAGACGAAGACTTGTGATGTTGATTTTTTCAAATTTACAACCGTTTTGTGTAGATCTAAGTTTAACGGTTCGGCAACCGCATCTTTAAGGTTAGATCTACACCAAACGGTTGTTCGTCTGTCCATAATAAAATTTTCAGATTCTGACGGCCACCGACAATGGTACAACAGCCACTTTTGGCTGATGATGATGATGCGTCATTTTTGCTGAGTCAGCACGTGATGTGTTGCTTGTTTGACGATAATTGTGTAAAATTGATAGAAATTTACTGCCACATAAATAATATTTAACGAAAAATATGATTTTATTAACGAATCTAACATACGGGTGTGAAAATGTTGAAAAAAACGCAAGATAACATTTTGTTAATTTTTCCGTTGTTCAGGAATAGTCACAAGAGTTCAAAGATTTGCATTTCGAAATGTAAAGACTTTTAACATAACCACATTGCAATTACTAATTTGATCTGGAAATTCGAATTATTATATACCCAATTCTCATTAAACAATACACAATAGATCAATATGAATACATATTACACatcaaaaagaagaagaagaaagaagcaAACTTGTGTCATCCACACAACTAATATACTATTGTATAAAGTAGCCAGACAAGAACAATGCAAAGAAGAACAACAATGTCCCATAAATCAACAAAGTCTTTTGACCAGAGGTAAGGGAATTGCCTCCAAGACCATACTGTTGATTCTGAGCAAAACCAGCAATCTCCACACTCTTACTCTGGAAGAAGCTCTTAGCAGCACCACAAGTCGGGCATCTCCAATCATCAGGCAATTTCTCAAAATTGAACCCAGGTGGAATCGGGTACGATGGATCACCAATCGATTCGTCGTATTTGAATCCACAAGATCTACACTCGTAGATTCCTGTGTTTAAAACTGCGAATTTCTCCTCTAATCTCCGTTTATCGAATgtctcttctccttcttcttcaactCCTAATTCTACTTGAGGTGTTGGGTCGGGTTGGTTTGAAGAAGTCGGGTTGTCTTCTTTAGAGACATCAATGGAGTTTAAAGCAGAGTAATTCAACTTTGAAGAACATTTTTGGATTGTGATCGGAGTGAGTTTGGGAAAGAGAGGCGGTGGTGGAGTGGAATGGAGTTTTGGATGAGAGAGATGATGGAAGAAGAAGGTTGGTCTGGTTGTTGCTGCACAAGCCATTTTGAAATCACGAAGAAGAATTTCTGGGTGGAGGAGAAATGAAAAGGATTTCCATGGATGGAACAAGGTGGAgatgtttctttttcagaagagaGTAGTTTGGATAAGGTTGTGGTGGGAAGAAGGTgggagatttcatattttaatgggCCTGGACTCAGTTTCTATTGAGCCCAATTATTTTTGTAAGACTTTACAAGCCCAAGACTATAATAGACATTGCATTAGCAAGTCCCTATATTTTTCCAAGTTAACTGGTCGCCTTGTGCCCTTATTTAACACCATCTCGAGGTGTAGCCTTGTTTATTTTTATCCCGAGTTGTAACCTTATTTAACACCATCTCGAATTGTAAACTTGTTTAATTTTATTCCGAGTTGTACCCTTATTGAACACCATCTCGAGTTGTAGCCTTGTGTAATTTTAACCCGAGTTGTACCCTTATTTAACACCATCTCAACTTGTAGCCTTGTTTAATTTTATCCCGAGTTGTCCCCTTATTTGACACCATCTCGAGTTGTAGCCTTATTTAATTATCCCGAGTTGTACCCTTATTTAACACTATCTCGAGCTGTAGCCTTGTTTAATTTTATCCCGGGTTGTACCCTTATTTAAAACCATCTCGAGTTGTAGCCTTGTTTAATTTTATCCCGAGTTGTACCCTTATTTGACACCGTCTAGAGTTGTAACCTTGTTTAATTTTATCCCGAGTTGTACCCTTATTTAAAATCATCTCAACTTGTAGCCTTGTTTAATTTTATCCCGAGTTGTACGGTCGGTCAAAAAGGTTTTGGTTTCATTCAATTTGGTCCCTTTAGTCACGGATTGGGACGACATAAGTCAATTTTCGCTAGAACGACTCTGTGCCACACTACTCACAGGAAAAAAATATCTGGGAACTGCTTAATGTATCACAATTCACAAGAGCACAACACTTGTTATGCTCATATAGATGCAAAGATATGTGCCACCATTGACCGCCACCACCAGAAAGTTGATGCTCTAATAGCTTCTTCACTCTCACTTATACTATGTATTCAAAGGACCATATATACAGCCACAATTAAAAGAATTAAAGAGCTCTGGATTTGAGATTTTTGACAGGAGAAACATATATCATGCTTCCGAGAGGAAACCTTATCTAATAAGTAAAACTTCACACAAATACAGAAGATCCAAGCAGACCAAGATAGTATATAAAATGGCTCTCAAGCAAACATCGATAAGAAGCATCTCATCCACGAGAAACAAAGAAAAATGGGTTTTCCACTTTATGTATCATAATCAAAGAAAGCATTATCTACAAAAAGTAAATACTGTAATAGCAACTGTAGGTAACTAAATGATCAGAACCCATTATTCCAACATCTGTGCTAAAATCATATTAACCTTAAAAAAAGTAAAACAACTTAAAACATGTTAAGCTTTTGTCATTCATCCTCCCTACACTATCATGTATCGACCATTAAGCAAATCTATGATCAAGAAGGAATCTTCAAAGGTCTAACTTACACTTGATCCTCCGACGGAACGCAACTCGTTTAAGGCTGTCTTGATCTCGTCCTGCACCAATTCCAACCTTTTCGAGTAAACCTCCAACTCCAAAATCTGCTGCTTTCTCCACCTCTCGTCAGAAACCACTTCTGATGACACGAAATTGAATGGCATAGCATTCATTGCCAATCCATTTAGCCCTCCTCTCCCTCCAAATCCACCCATTCCCGTCCTTAATTCCTTTAACAACGGTGTGAAACAGCTCCTCACAGTCTCCTCTATGACACCTGCAACTACCACACCAGGATTTATATTGCCACTCCCATTAACACCACCACCACCTGTATTTCCATTActgttattgttataattattactattattgttaataatatgatCGGTAGGGGGCGTATGAGCAGCATTCGCAATCAAAGTGTTGCTCAAGCTGCCCTTTTCGTCACTTGCAATATCAAACTTTGACCTTGCCCTTTTTCTAGGCCTAGACTTGCTAGAACAAGGAGTAATGAAGGGCTTCTTCTCTCCGACAGCACCAAATTCCTCATTTCTGACCTCAATATTACAAAGGTTCATGTTTGTAGTGAAGTTATTGCCATCTTCATCTTCCAACACAGTGTCAGCAACACTAGAACCACCATTTGTAGCACCAATATCGGTCCAGATTTTACGAGAGATCTCAAAAGTAGCCTCATCATGCGGACTCTTAAAAGTAAAATCTTTACCTGAACTGAGTTTGTTTACCACGTTTCGATATTTCTTCTTCAGCCGCCGTAGTTTTTCAACCAATTGGTTTTTGTTAAAATCCAGCTGCAATTTCGACTTAATTTGGTCGTAAAACAACGCTGTATCGTAGTGGTGGTGGCCTCCGCTGCCACTAGCAGTGCCACCGCGTTGCATCATGTAATCCAGAAATCCTTGTAACAGCTCGATCTCATCTTCATCGGTCCACAACCGTTGAAATAGACGCCTGGAGTCATCCAATATCGCCGGCGGCTTCCTCTCTTCCTGAACAACAGTCCTCGTCGCAATGGGAGTGGTAGCTTCGATCATATGATCTATGTTCCCAGCATCATCACCGTTAGGAACGGACGCGACTGTCACCACAGACGGAGCCGCAGCGACGGCGACGGGGATCATGATCCCGTCGACGGCCGGAGTTTCAATGGTTGAATTACTGTTATTAATAATGGCTGAGGGAGAATTGAGGTCTTCGATCACTTCGTCTTCGTCATCGTCGTTGATCAATTCCTCCTCTTCTTCGTCGTCTTGTGATAACGAATCATAGTTATCATCGCCGTCGTCGAGTGTGCGGCCAAACACGGCGTCGTGTTGCTCGGCAGCCATGAGAGAGGGGGAGGGGGAGAGAGAGAGATGCTTTTGGGTTAAGAGGTTAGGTTAATTGGGTTAGGCGCGTGATTAGAGGTGGGGTTGGGTTTGGTCCTTTTTCGCTTCACCCTGATTCGCTCGCTTTATTTTTTGCGTGATGGAATTAAAGACTTCCAATTGTCCACCCACGCGCTTCTCTCACGCACTTGTCGCATCATGTCCTTAATCTTCACATAAAGCAGTTTGAGTCCTTAAATTTCACTTTTATCTAACATATAAGTCCCTACCGTGTCATACAAGAAAGACAGAGATCACATCACATCAGCAAAAAGCAACGATCCTATTATAACAGCCATCGAATCACCATAGCATACTTAGAGAGGCACTGAGGGAGAAATCATATCAGCAATACTAACAACCCCTTTAACGGCAAGGACAAGGACATAGCATCGATGTTAGACGATACAAAATAGTATGAATTACTAGTACATTTGACAAAGAAGTATGCCAAGGAACCTAACATGGCTATTTTACAGCTGCTTCAGCATCCTATCAAAAAATGTATATTAGATATTGGAGTTGACAACTACACATCAGGCATTCCTGCTGTTTGACACAAAACTTCACAAAACTAGAGCAGGAGAGACCACAGTGTCACCATCTATCGGATGTCTCTGCTGAGGAGGCTTTCGGCTTAATCTGATACGGCTTTTTAACAGCGTCTGCAATTCCGGCCTCTCCTCTATGGACCCACTGGGCATGGGGTGAAGGAGCTACCCTCGTATTTCGCCAGTATTGGTTATTCCACCCAGTGCGCGTGGGCGGAGGGACTATACTCGTATTCTGCCAGTATTGGTTATTCCGCTCAGTGGGCATAGGGGAGGAACGACACTCGTATTCTGCCGGTATTGGTTATTCTTCCCAGTGGACGTGGGCAGAGAAGCTACACTCGTATTCTGCCAGTATTGGTTATTCCGCTCAATGGGCATGGGGGGAGGAACGACACTCGTATTCTGCCGGTATTGGTTATTCTTCCCAGTGGACGTGGGCAGAGAAGCTACACTCGTATTCTGCCAGTATTGGTTATTCCGCCCAGTGGGTGTGGGAGGAGGAACTACACTCGTACTCTGCCAGTATTGGTTATTCCGATTTGGAATTCTATGCAACGACTCAGCTGGAGATCTGCCCCTAAAATTTCCTTGTAATGCCATGGAAGAAAAGCCAGCTCTCAATTGTTCCTGATTGTATGATCTATCCTGCCTTTCGTAGTAATGACTGTTCCCATTTGATCTCGGGCCTTGAGGTCTATCATGACGTCCATACAAGTCGTCATTGTAATATCCAGCTGGTCTGGCTCTGTTCATTGTCCTGTTGACTTGAAAATAACCATAAGGAGGTTGATCAAACATTCCAGAGGAGGACGATGAACCATTATAATTGACATCCACCGTCTTATTATGAGTTCCACCTCCTAACTGAGGGCCACCTAAAGCTCCTGGTGCGTTCCTGTAAAATTTATACAAATCCAGGTTTACCAAGATAATATGATGACAAAAAAAGTATTTTGGGAGGGAGGTAATATGTGATAACATAGTTCTAGTTCACCTTTCTCTGCCTTGGTAGCGACGGCCATCGTCATCATACCATAATATTGGGAATGGTTTTATGTCAATCGGACTCAAAACCTGCAAAATAAGCCACTAACCAATATTAACAACACCCGACATTTCCAAAAATTTcataaatatgtagagtaatatatcTCACATACCTTATCGGGTACAACTACACCCTTAGGCGGTTCTGAAACGTGTCTATGATTTTCAGGATTAAGGTATGCAACGTTTCTGTAAAACAAATTACCCAAGCATGGATGAGAAATAAGGACAATCAACTTATCGACAGAACAAAAGTTAAAGAAAGTGGAACTCACAACACTTGATTGTTTTCGATGTCTAACAATTCAACAACAGGGGAACAAATAACACTTCTCGACTCGTTTCTCTCGCACAGTGAAATAAACCTCTTCATGCCACCACTACAACAAATGAAGCATCACACTATTTCGATCCTGTTCTTCTACCTGCACATAATATAATGAAACCGAAGTCATCGGGAGCACTCAATCATAAAGAGAAGATTTAGGACATTTTTAATGTCTTGAATCTAGGAGTTACTTGTAGATTAAGAAACAGACCGTTAAAGTGTCTTCAAGGTTCTTTGTTGCAGCAAGTAATTTCTTCTCGTTGATGAATGGTAATTTTGCAATACCCTGCACCGAAAAAGGAATTCCAGAATTAGAGTCGACGATTCTCGCTTTATCAAGGGAAAAACAATAAATATGTACAAGAACTTGCCTGCCACGCGTACTTTTTACCTTTCATGTCGATctcaaaatctataaatataaaaaaGGACACTGTCATTTAGAAAGGGAGATAAATATTTACACAGATAAGTTAACATCAGCAGTCAATCAGGATATATACCAGGAGGATAAAACTCAAGAATAGGCGAGCATGTGTCCGTCATCAACGTTCGATATTTTTCAGGCAATGCACTAGAGCTGTAACATGACAAAGATCTTACACGTCAACAAGAAACACCAAGAAAATCCAACACGATGACAATCTTCTATGAAACTGATCAAAAGATTAAAAGGAAAGCTAGATTACCTTGCAGCTGGCAAAGTCCCCATAAGCTGATCAAAGGGTTTAAATGGCATCCCCAAGGAAAATGTTTCTTTAAAGTCCTTAAGACGTTTCAGGTCTGACGCAAAAGGTGCATAATGGTATGGATAAAACCTGAAGAAACAGCAAATGAAACATGTCATAAAAAAACAGAGAATAATTAAGGGAAAACTATTACAAACCCCCTGAAGTATGGGTGATATAGGATCACCCCCTATGCATGTAGAAATTAATTAACCCCTCTCAAAGTCAAAATTTTGAGTAATTAATTACCCATATTGTCACTTTTACTGTTAGTTGACCATAAAATTGACTGATAATCTGCTCAAAATACTAATAGTCCATTTGACGGTCGATGAACGGTAAAAATGACGGAAGGGGTAATAATTACGCGAAATGTGACATGAGGGGGGTTTAGCTAAACCTAGTTTCAAACAAATAGGGATGATCCTATATTACCATATACCTTATGGACTGTTATATTCTACCCAATATCAAATACTTTAAGCTCTCTGTCGGAAAGTACTGACCATTTCCAAGAGCAAACGCCTTGGTAGTAATACTGGCAGACCCAAAATAAACCTTCCACGTACTTCAACACCTGAAAAGTATCATAAAAAAGTTACTTGCGATGGAAGGAAAAGGAACATTCAAACATAGATCCACTCAGAATTTCAGAACTCAATCGCTCTTATAAGAAATGATAGAACTTAAAACATCTTTTTTGACTCTGTCAACGTCCTTTGCATCCAATAATTTAAACTTCTCCACATAATATCTAGTTTTATATCCAGGCTTCCCAAGTTTAATCTGACAGAGAAAAGACAGTAATTAGTTTCCGACAATGAGCTCTGACACGAGAGATGTTATAAAGATATGACATACCTTGTCAAAAGCTGGTGTTAGAGGCATTGGCAAAGAATCCTCGCCTCCTTCTCTAAGTTTCAACTCTTCTTTTCTTTCGATAGCCTGAAATCAATTTATTTCCTGTATAAAGCATGAAAACA
It encodes:
- the LOC139884034 gene encoding uncharacterized protein; this encodes MACAATTRPTFFFHHLSHPKLHSTPPPPLFPKLTPITIQKCSSKLNYSALNSIDVSKEDNPTSSNQPDPTPQVELGVEEEGEETFDKRRLEEKFAVLNTGIYECRSCGFKYDESIGDPSYPIPPGFNFEKLPDDWRCPTCGAAKSFFQSKSVEIAGFAQNQQYGLGGNSLTSGQKTLLIYGTLLFFFALFLSGYFIQ
- the LOC139884035 gene encoding probable transcription factor At3g04930 — encoded protein: MAAEQHDAVFGRTLDDGDDNYDSLSQDDEEEEELINDDDEDEVIEDLNSPSAIINNSNSTIETPAVDGIMIPVAVAAAPSVVTVASVPNGDDAGNIDHMIEATTPIATRTVVQEERKPPAILDDSRRLFQRLWTDEDEIELLQGFLDYMMQRGGTASGSGGHHHYDTALFYDQIKSKLQLDFNKNQLVEKLRRLKKKYRNVVNKLSSGKDFTFKSPHDEATFEISRKIWTDIGATNGGSSVADTVLEDEDGNNFTTNMNLCNIEVRNEEFGAVGEKKPFITPCSSKSRPRKRARSKFDIASDEKGSLSNTLIANAAHTPPTDHIINNNSNNYNNNSNGNTGGGGVNGSGNINPGVVVAGVIEETVRSCFTPLLKELRTGMGGFGGRGGLNGLAMNAMPFNFVSSEVVSDERWRKQQILELEVYSKRLELVQDEIKTALNELRSVGGSSVS